Proteins encoded in a region of the Ranitomeya imitator isolate aRanImi1 chromosome 9, aRanImi1.pri, whole genome shotgun sequence genome:
- the MPHOSPH6 gene encoding M-phase phosphoprotein 6 encodes MAAEVGRLSKNLLRMKFMQRSLDPETKKQLEEEEKKIISDEHWFLDLPELKEKESFIIEERSFLPCEDFLYGRMSFKGFNPEIEKLMVQMNSKTTEIKTEEEDPDFGKMDVDVTDEEMALRYESLVDSIRKKFAKKRDRAAIKETEDEHCNVKCRKVKKAFLKPQD; translated from the exons TTTATGCAAAGAAGTCTTGACCCAGAAACCAAGAAACAGTTagaagaggaggagaagaagatCATCAGCGACGAGCACTGGTTCCTCGACCTGCCGGAGCTGAAGGAGAAGGA GAGTTTTATCATCGAAGAAAGAAGTTTCCTTCCGTGCGAAGATTTCCTGTACGGCAGAATGTCCTTCAAAGGGTTTAATCCGGAGATTGAG AAACTTATGGTCCAGATGAATTCCAAGACCACGGAGATAAAGACAGAAGAGGAAGACCCTGACTTTGGAAAAATGGACGTGGATGTGACAGATGAAGAAATGGCTCTCCG atACGAGTCGTTAGTCGACAGCATCAGAAAGAAATTTGCAAAAAAGAGAGACCGCGCAGCCATCAAGGAAACAGAAGATGAACACTGTAATGTTAAATGCCGTAAAGTGAAGAAAGCTTTTCTAAAGCCTCAAGACTGA